The following are encoded together in the Arcobacter aquimarinus genome:
- the ribA gene encoding GTP cyclohydrolase II, whose protein sequence is MNIQISNIAKLPTKYGKFKIKAYKQENQEHLAIMSEDFETLDSPYIRIHSECLTGDTLGSLKCDCQNQLDLSLKFISLNGGLVIYHRQEGRNIGLVNKVNAYALQDLGRNTIEANLELGFKEDERDYSIVKYIFEDLGIKKLKLITNNPKKIEYVESLGINIVERIPAITKSNKYNEGYISTKKEQMGHMF, encoded by the coding sequence ATGAATATACAAATATCAAATATAGCAAAATTACCAACTAAATATGGAAAATTTAAAATAAAAGCATATAAACAAGAAAATCAAGAGCATTTAGCAATTATGAGTGAAGATTTTGAAACACTTGATTCTCCTTACATAAGAATACATTCTGAATGTTTAACAGGAGACACTTTAGGAAGTTTGAAGTGCGATTGTCAAAATCAATTGGATTTATCTTTAAAATTTATCTCATTAAATGGTGGTTTAGTGATTTATCACAGACAAGAAGGAAGAAATATAGGTTTAGTAAATAAAGTAAATGCTTATGCTTTACAAGATTTAGGAAGAAATACTATTGAAGCAAATCTTGAATTAGGATTTAAAGAGGATGAAAGAGACTATTCAATAGTAAAATATATATTTGAAGATTTAGGAATTAAAAAATTAAAATTAATAACAAATAATCCTAAAAAAATTGAATATGTTGAGAGTTTAGGAATAAATATTGTGGAAAGAATTCCAGCTATTACAAAATCAAATAAGTATAATGAAGGTTATATATCAACAAAAAAAGAGCAAATGGGACATATGTTTTAA
- a CDS encoding methyltransferase domain-containing protein, with product MDQQEFWNTKFSKADYFYGINPNEFLASNIEILENHKKLLCLGEGEGRNAIFFAKNGFEVTAIDASNLGLEKLENRAKKENLNIKTICMDLNHWQTNDKYDVIVASYLHMYKNEREDLFKKIEDSLIKNGYFIGEFFSTKQLTYNSGGPKDLDLLYTVEDFKEHFNNCQKEIKEEIVVLNEGIGHQGEACVIRVIIKKIS from the coding sequence ATGGATCAACAAGAGTTTTGGAATACAAAGTTTTCAAAAGCTGATTATTTTTATGGAATAAATCCAAATGAATTTTTAGCTTCAAATATAGAAATATTAGAAAATCATAAAAAGCTTTTATGTTTAGGTGAAGGTGAAGGAAGAAATGCAATATTTTTTGCAAAAAATGGATTTGAAGTTACTGCAATTGATGCTTCTAATTTAGGTTTAGAAAAACTTGAAAATAGGGCGAAAAAAGAGAATTTAAATATAAAAACTATTTGTATGGATTTGAATCATTGGCAAACAAATGATAAGTATGATGTTATCGTGGCTTCATATTTACATATGTATAAAAATGAAAGGGAAGATTTATTTAAAAAAATAGAAGATTCCTTGATCAAAAATGGTTACTTTATAGGTGAATTTTTTTCAACAAAACAGCTTACTTACAACAGTGGTGGACCTAAAGATTTGGATTTGCTTTATACAGTTGAAGATTTTAAAGAGCATTTTAATAATTGCCAAAAAGAGATAAAAGAAGAGATAGTTGTTTTAAATGAAGGAATAGGGCATCAAGGGGAAGCTTGTGTGATTAGAGTTATTATAAAAAAAATCTCTTAA
- a CDS encoding branched-chain amino acid transaminase produces MTEAKYIWMDGEFVNWHDAKVHVLSHTLHYGNGAIEGTKAYKTVDGRCAIFKLNEHTQRLINSSKMTLMNVPFSLEELNKAQIELLQKNELFEGAYIRPLVYLGYGVMGLYHKEAPVKVSVSAWEWGAYLGEEGLKKGVRVKISSFTRTPNTSGMGKAKAVANYLNSQMAKFEAVEAGYDEALLRDDQGYIAEASGACFFIVRDGKLITPPNDNSLESITQATVIELANDMGIEVVRRRISREEVYIADEAFFTGTAAEITPIRDVDARTIGCGSRGPITEKIQSAYFDVVAGKNEKYIKYLTYVN; encoded by the coding sequence ATGACTGAAGCAAAATATATATGGATGGATGGAGAATTTGTAAATTGGCATGATGCAAAAGTACATGTTTTAAGTCATACTTTACATTATGGAAATGGTGCTATTGAAGGTACTAAAGCTTATAAAACAGTTGATGGGAGATGTGCAATTTTTAAATTAAATGAACACACACAAAGATTAATAAACTCTTCAAAAATGACACTAATGAATGTTCCTTTTTCTTTAGAAGAATTAAATAAAGCACAAATTGAATTATTACAAAAAAATGAATTATTTGAAGGTGCATACATTAGACCTTTAGTTTATCTAGGTTATGGAGTTATGGGACTTTATCATAAAGAAGCACCTGTAAAAGTTTCTGTTTCTGCATGGGAATGGGGAGCTTATTTAGGTGAAGAAGGTCTTAAAAAAGGTGTTAGAGTTAAAATCTCTTCATTTACAAGAACTCCTAATACTTCAGGAATGGGAAAAGCAAAAGCTGTTGCAAATTACTTAAACTCTCAAATGGCCAAATTTGAAGCAGTTGAAGCAGGATATGATGAAGCATTATTAAGAGATGACCAAGGTTATATTGCAGAAGCTTCTGGAGCTTGTTTCTTCATCGTTAGAGATGGGAAATTAATTACTCCTCCAAATGATAATTCACTTGAATCAATTACTCAAGCAACAGTTATTGAGTTAGCTAATGACATGGGAATTGAAGTTGTTAGAAGAAGAATTTCAAGAGAAGAAGTTTATATAGCTGATGAAGCATTTTTCACAGGAACTGCTGCTGAAATTACACCAATTAGAGATGTTGATGCAAGAACTATAGGATGTGGTTCAAGAGGACCAATTACTGAAAAAATCCAATCAGCATACTTTGATGTAGTTGCAGGGAAAAATGAGAAATATATTAAGTATTTAACTTACGTTAACTAA